The sequence TCCTGGTCTTCGACTCCGGCGCCGTCGACCACCGCCTGCTCCCCTTCGACGAGGTCATCTTCCTGACCGTCGTCTTCGGCGCCGCCTATCTCACCGGGCTCGCCGTGCACGCCCACGCCACCCGGGCCCGCCGCCTGGCCGACCACGCGGCGCAGGTGGAACGCGACAGGGAGCGCCAGGCCGCCGAGGCCGTCGCCGAGGAACGGGTCCGCATCGCCCGCGAGCTGCACGACGTGGTCGCGCACAGCGTCAGCATGATGGTCATGCAGGCCGGGGTGCTCCGCCGCACGCAGGTCGGGGAGAACGAGGTGCTCCTCGGCATCGAGCGGATGGGCCGCGAGGCCGTCGAGGAGCTGCGCGTCATGCTCGGCGCGCTGCGCATGCCGCTCGACGAGGCCATCCCGCAGCCCGGCCTGGCCCTGCTGCCCGGCACGGTGAGCACGCTCGTCTCCTCCGGGCTGCGGATCACCCTGGACGTCTCCGGCGAGCCGGTACGGCTCGCGCCGGGGCTGGACCTGTCCGCCTACCGCATCGTGCAGGAGGCCCTCACCAACGCGGTCAAGCACGCGTGTGAGTCCGAGATCCGGATCTCGATCTCCTACCACGCGGGCCGGGTGGAGCTGGAGGTCGTGGACGGCGGCGGCAGCGCCTCCTCCGGGCTGTCGACGGGCAACGGTCTCGTCGGCATGCGCGAGCGCGCCGCGCTGTTCGGCGGCGTGTTCGAGGCGGGCCCCCGTCCCGAGGGCGGCTTCCGCGTCCACGCGTCCCTGCCGATCTCCCAGGAAGCGTTCGCGAATGAGCGGATCGGATAAGCCAATGACATGCGGGTCCCCCGAACGAGCCGGCGATCCGCTGAGCGAGGAGAAGAAGTGAGCATCCGCATCGTGATCGCCGACGACCAGGCGATGGTCCGCGTCGGGCTGAAGCTCGTCGTGGAGAGCGAGCCCGGCATGGAGGTGGTGGGGGAGGCGGCCGACGGGCTGGAAGCCGTCACCGTGGCCCGCCGCACCCGGCCGGACATCGTGCTGATGGACATCTCCATGCCGCGCATGGACGGTCTCACCGCCGCCAGGAAGCTGCTCGACTGGCCGGACCCGCCGAAGGTCGTCATGCTCACCACCTTCGACACCGACGAGAATCTCTACGCCGCGCTCCGCGCC comes from Streptosporangium roseum DSM 43021 and encodes:
- a CDS encoding sensor histidine kinase translates to MAVPLPLVRHPRTVSLTRHLRTVSKIDLLIGCAIIALGTLEAFTVATEYGATETPELWWIGQAVVTGVLVWFRRKAPVAVYILMILAQYAWHRQGYEHCQVWQLASLLIVFHTVGAELPFKPGLAWAVTGILVFDSGAVDHRLLPFDEVIFLTVVFGAAYLTGLAVHAHATRARRLADHAAQVERDRERQAAEAVAEERVRIARELHDVVAHSVSMMVMQAGVLRRTQVGENEVLLGIERMGREAVEELRVMLGALRMPLDEAIPQPGLALLPGTVSTLVSSGLRITLDVSGEPVRLAPGLDLSAYRIVQEALTNAVKHACESEIRISISYHAGRVELEVVDGGGSASSGLSTGNGLVGMRERAALFGGVFEAGPRPEGGFRVHASLPISQEAFANERIG